The following are encoded in a window of Vigna unguiculata cultivar IT97K-499-35 chromosome 8, ASM411807v1, whole genome shotgun sequence genomic DNA:
- the LOC114194082 gene encoding uncharacterized protein LOC114194082 — protein MTNPDVEVSDESYIQIITVSRDYLSHNQTLPSVATSQAVSQDYIEVLYRLALVGEWHEMKPIVENDPASVRVPLNPDGDTVLHLAVISDNDKMVEELVNVMAIEDMLKPNSAGWLPVHLAAMPVRYTRMKYLYSQHLLDRMAHHDIEFLFFVALESNLFDLAMKLFKMYTPQLTMARDGKQLTALHRLARMPSEILQRELLDHNDNSGLSKVTGMQLLREIWTEVEHLELRKIISLTTDPTPILLDALESGNDDQVIRLFLRIPQTVIYSIDSKQRNLFHLLLHYRRLNIFDEYKNISVIKYLMLGLDDEGNNVLHEAAHLPPQFQLNSGLNAVIQMKTEHAWFKKVEKSVPFEIRSEKNKNGKTPIEVFYDEHKPLSKEIKESAKGIAESGMLVATLVATVAFAAALTVPGDKKNPWFIVFIVTNAVALFTSSASILSFLSNFTSSRFAETEFVISLHPSLTFGPAFLFASVAAMVVAFIAASFLIFDHTTSWVSFVVTPMGVFPLLVFLLFQSRFCDDLFWSRYYRPKLR, from the exons atgaCGAATCCTGATGTGGAAGTTTCAGATGAATCCTACATTCAGATTATTACAGTATCACGAGATTATCTGAGCCATAACCAAACTCTTCCCTCTGTTGCTACGTCACAAGCTGTCTCACAAG ATTATATTGAAGTATTGTACCGGCTTGCACTCGTAGGTGAATGGCATGAAATGAAACCCATTGTTGAAAATGATCCTGCTAGTGTTCGCGTTCCACTGAATCCAGATGGCGACACAGTTCTTCATCTAGCAGTAATTTCAGATAACGATAAAATGGTGGAAGAGTTGGTTAATGTTATGGCGATAGAAGACATGCTAAAACCAAACTCAGCGGGGTGGCTTCCCGTTCACCTTGCTGCTATGCCTGTCCGTTACACAAGAATGAAATATCTATACTCGCAACATCTGCTTGACAGAATGGCTCACCATGACATTgaatttctcttttttgttgCCCTTGAAAGCAACTTGTTTG ACTTGgccatgaaattatttaaaatgtatacacCTCAATTGACCATGGCAAGAGATGGAAAGCAGCTAACAGCATTGCATCGGCTGGCGCGAATGCCTTCAGAAATTCTAC AGAGGGAATTACTAGACCACAATGATAACAGTGGACTATCAAAAGTAACGGGCATGCAATTGCTGAGAGAGATATGGACGGAAGTTGAACATTTGGAATTACGAAAAATAATATCGTTGACTACTGATCCCACACCAATATTGCTTGATGCACTGGAATCAGGAAATGATGATCAAGTAATTCGGCTTTTCTTGAGGATACCTCAAACAGTCATCTACTCAATTGACTCTAAACAACGGAACCTATTCCACTTGCTTCTTCACTATCGACGTTTAAACATCTTTGAtgagtataaaaatattagtgtGATAAAGTATTTAATGCTAGGGTTGGATGACGAGGGTAACAACGTTCTACACGAGGCTGCGCACCTACCACCTCAATTCCAACTAAACTCTGGTTTAAATGCAGTCATTCAAATGAAAACAGAGCACGCATGGTTCAAG AAAGTAGAGAAAAGCGTTCCTTTTGAAATACGGAGCGAAAAAAACAAGAATGGAAAGACTCCAATTGAGGTATTTTATGATGAGCATAAGCCGTTATCGAAAGAGATCAAAGAATCCGCCAAAGGAATAGCAGAATCTGGGATGCTTGTGGCAACGCTTGTTGCCACCGTAGCATTTGCAGCTGCTCTCACCGTTCCAGGTGACAAGAAGAATCCCTGGTTCATTGTCTTCATCGTCACAAATGCAGTGGCCTTATTCACTTCTTCTGCCTCCATACTCTCTTTCTTGTCAAATTTCACTTCTTCAAGATTTGCAGAAACTGAATTTGTTATATCACTGCATCCCAGCTTGACTTTTGGACCTGCATTCCTATTTGCCTCAGTTGCTGCTATGGTTGTGGCTTTCATTGCAGCCTCCTTTCTCATATTTGATCACACAACAAGTTGGGTTTCGTTTGTGGTGACTCCAATGGGGGTTTTCCCATTGCTTGTGTTTCTTCTCTTTCAATCTAGATTCTGCGATGATTTATTTTGGTCTAGATACTATCGTCCCAAACTTCGGTAA
- the LOC114194062 gene encoding ankyrin repeat-containing protein ITN1-like: MNPDVAAASDVPDIKIIIPGDDESHASPPNLMDEIRNSKERGDMYMHAFLDEWDKMLPIVKEDPNSVRIPLTGLGDTALHVAAGAGNTTFVEELIKLMSPEDVLRPNSYGMLPVHLAALSSHHRIVQLLCSHHLLDKMTYKDIEKLFFMTINNNMFDVAIKLFEKRPVELTFARDEQRLTSLHILARKPYEVLKRKLQDDIETRRSTVTGMDLLRRIWTEVRKLKIKEILDLTTKPSAVLFDAIESGNHDIVIEYFMESVAILTNIKDSNGRNLVHLLFLYRRLEVFHPLVNDKKQHLLRAVDNEGNNVLHLAALLPLEFKSFSGLSAKIQMQRELGWFEGAERSVPHELRSMRNKKGKTPIDVFYDEHKQLSKDIKESAKGIADSGMVVATLVATVAFAAALTVPGNKNSAWFIVFIVTNAIALFTSSASILSFLSNFTSSRFADTEFVMSLHPSLTFGPELLIISVAAMVVAFIAASFLIFDCTTKWVSYVVTPMGVFPLLVFILFQSKFFDDSYWAKYYRPKLR, encoded by the exons ATGAATCCCGATGTGGCTGCTGCTTCAGATGTACCCGACATTAAGATTATAATACCAGGAGATGATGAAAGCCATGCCTCACCACCAAATTTAATGGATGAAATTAGGAACTCCAAAGAACGTGGGG ATATGTACATGCATGCATTCCTGGATGAGTGGGATAAAATGTTACCCATTGTTAAAGAAGATCCAAATAGTGTGCGCATCCCATTGACTGGATTAGGCGACACAGCTCTTCATGTAGCAGCAGGTGCGGGGAACACTACTTTTGTTGAAGAGTTGATTAAGCTTATGAGCCCAGAAGATGTGCTGAGACCAAACTCATATGGGATGCTTCCGGTTCACTTGGCTGCTTTATCTTCCCATCACAGAATAGTTCAACTTCTATGCTCCCACCATCTGCTCGACAAAATGACTTACAAGGATATTGAAAAACTGTTTTTTATGACCATCAACAACAACATGTTTG ATGTGGccattaaattatttgaaaaacgTCCAGTTGAATTGACCTTTGCAAGAGATGAACAACGGCTAACATCATTACATATACTGGCGCGAAAGCCTTATGAAGTTCTAA AGAGAAAATTACAGGACGACATTGAAACAAGACGATCAACCGTAACGGGTATGGACTTGCTGAGGAGGATATGGACCGAAGTtagaaaactgaaaatcaaagAGATTTTGGATTTGACTACTAAACCATCCGCAGTGTTGTTTGATGCAATAGAATCAGGAAACCATGACATAGTAATAGAGTATTTTATGGAGAGTGTTGCAATACTCACGAACATAAAGGACTCTAATGGACGAAACCTAGTGCACTTGTTGTTTTTATATCGGCGTTTGGAAGTCTTTCATCCGTTAGTAAATGATAAAAAACAACATTTACTACGAGCAGTGGATAATGAAGGTAACAACGTCCTACACTTGGCTGCACTTTTGCCCCTTGAATTCAAATCATTCTCAGGTTTAAGTGCAAAAATTCAAATGCAAAGAGAGCTCGGTTGGTTCGAG GGGGCAGAGAGGAGTGTTCCTCATGAATTAAGGAGTATGAGAAACAAGAAGGGAAAGACACCAATTGATGTATTTTATGACGAACACAAACAATTATCCAAAGATATCAAAGAATCTGCCAAAGGAATAGCAGATTCCGGGATGGTTGTGGCAACACTTGTTGCTACTGTAGCATTTGCAGCTGCTCTCACGGTTCCGGGTAATAAGAACAGTGCCTGGTTCATTGTCTTCATCGTCACAAATGCAATCGCATTGTTTACTTCTTCTGCATCCATACTCTCTTTCTTGTCAAATTTCACTTCTTCAAGATTCGCAGACACTGAATTTGTCATGTCACTACATCCCAGCTTGACTTTTGGACCTGAGTTACTAATCATATCTGTTGCTGCTATGGTTGTGGCTTTCATTGCAGCATCCTTTCTGATATTTGATTGCACAACAAAATGGGTTTCTTATGTAGTAACTCCAATGGGGGTTTTCCCATTGCTTGTGTTTATTCTCTTTCAATCTAAGTTCTTCGACGACTCCTATTGGGCTAAATACTATCGTCCCAAACTTCGGTAA
- the LOC114193830 gene encoding cysteine proteinase inhibitor-like → MATLGGLTDIVGAENSIDIQSLARFAVDDYNKNQNAVLEFVRVISAKQQVVAGILYYITLEAKDGETEKVYETKVLEKAWLNLKEVEEFKPVALNTVSDLV, encoded by the exons atggcaACTTTAGGTGGCCTTACTGATATCGTTGGAGCTGAGAACAGCATCGATATCCAGAGTCTCGCTCGCTTTGCCGTTGATGACTACAACAAAAACCag AATGCAGTTTTGGAGTTTGTGAGAGTGATCAGTGCAAAGCAACAAGTGGTTGCAGGGATCTTATACTACATAACATTGGAGGCAAAAGATGGTGAAACAGAAAAGGTTTACGAAACAAAGGTGTTGGAGAAAGCATGGCTGAACTTGAAGGAGGTGGAGGAATTCAAACCAGTAGCTCTTAACACTGTTTCAGATTTGGTGTAG
- the LOC114193196 gene encoding protein DGS1, mitochondrial, protein MAVPPSETESTENTRFLSQFYSHYLRNRIHALYPFFPKNFFSIFAIPFRSTPRRECLPLPLPSSSFDSPLLITKRSRVHGIVEGILERVLMNLHSVQKNLQFWQFRAKRSDSEKARFMIFERGPRAFVDETIKLLRGFTAQDSSSRSLCQSASDFIDERVAVLSSLRYSLATFLAQVYMEVDKVGEDLVANPETELPSLLVTISDLFSTIEASIGHLHAVRESDSSVDGTYSIPLLFEKVPKIHQEGSQWTECEIRNAINSIYQNLDKLDAYISLLVFKHRKPTKITQYWIHYTCGAVGLSVCSIWLLRHSRLVGSSDLDNWIQEAKNSTIGFFKNHVEQPILSIRDELFETFRKRHQGIMELEEVQLTSNSLHRMLLAFSEQAKGQNIPANASDQEMLEIVMDRYEKELMHPIQNLLNGELVRAILIQVQKLKLDTETAMLELNQILRANEINFAVLTALPAFFLSLLLIMVVRAWFKQDTKAEGRGRVARIQRRLLVAEIKKRIVRYQHYVEQGRERDAQCMFGLALYSLNRLYHSVKWHAEASGEWESLREDIVDLAAPGLQTSDKLSVISHMVTYDCLLPSQSRR, encoded by the exons ATGGCGGTTCCACCATCGGAAACCGAATCCACGGAAAACACAAGATttctttcacaattttattCTCATTATCTTCGAAACCGAATCCACGCTCTCTATCCCTTCTTCCCCAAAAACTTTTTCTCCATTTTCGCTATCCCCTTCAGATCAACCCCGCGTCGGGAATGTCTTCCTCTTCCGCTACCCTCCTCTTCGTTCGACTCTCCCCT GCTCATTACCAAGAGATCGAGAGTGCATGGTATTGTGGAGGGTATATTGGAGCGTGTTTTGATGAATTTGCATAGCGTTCAAAAGAATCTCCAGTTCTGGCAGTTCAGAGCTAAG AGGTCAGATTCCGAGAAGGCACGTTTCATGATTTTTGAGAGGGGTCCAAGGGCTTTTGTTGATGAAACAATCAAGTTGTTGCGTGGATTCACTGCTCAGGATTCGTCTTCACGGAGTCTGTGCCAATCTGCGTCTGATTTTATTGACGAGAGAGTAGCTGTTTTGAGTAGCTTAAGATATTCACTTGCCACATTTTTAGCTCAG GTTTATATGGAAGTTGACAAAGTTGGAGAGGATTTAGTGGCAAATCCAGAGACAGAGCTGCCATCGTTGTTAGTTACAATTAGTGATTTGTTTTCTACAATAGAAGCTTCAATTGGGCATCTACATGCAGTGCGTGAG AGTGATTCTTCTGTTGACGGGACCTATTCAATCCCTCTGCTATTTGAGAAGGTGCCAAAAATACATCAGGAAGGATCTCAGTGGACAGAATGTGAAATAAGAAATGCTATCAAttcaatttatcaaaatttagacAAGCTGGACGCATACATATCTCTTCTT GTCTTCAAACATAGAAAGCCGACGAAAATTACTCAATATTGGATCCACTATACATGTGGTGCAGTTGGTCTGTCAGTATGCTCGATTTGGCTCTTACGGCATAGTAGATTGGTGGGGAGTTCTGATCTTGATAATTGGATTCAGGAAGCTAAGAACTCAACAATTGGCTTTTTTAAGAATCATGTAGAGCAACCG ATTTTATCCATTAGGGATGAACTTTTTGAGACATTCAGGAAGAGACATCAAGGTATTATGGAGCTTGAAGAGGTGCAATTAACTTCTAACTCATTACACAG GATGTTGTTGGCATTCAGTGAACAGGCAAAGGGTCAGAATATCCCAGCGAATGCTTCAGACCAGGAAATGCTTGAGATAGTCATGGATAG GTATGAGAAGGAACTCATGCATCCTATTCAAAACCTTCTGAATGGAGAGTTGGTTCGCGCTATACTTATTCAG GTTCAGAAGCTCAAGCTGGATACCGAGAC GGCAATGCTAGAGCTGAACCAGATTCTACGGGCAAATGAAATCAACTTCGCCGTTTTGACCGCTTTACCTGCATTCTTTCTGTCTCTTTTACTAATCATGGTAGTACGTGCATGGTTCAAACAG GATACCAAAGCTGAGGGAAGAGGTAGAGTGGCTCGCATTCAGAGGAGGTTACTTGTTGCTGAGATTAAGAAAAGGATTGTGCGGTACCAACATTATGTTGAGCAAGGGCGG GAGAGAGATGCACAATGTATGTTTGGATTGGCACTCTATAGCCTGAACCGCCTATATCACTCTGTCAAATGGCACGCAGAAGCTTCTGGAGAGTGGGAGAG TTTGCGTGAGGATATAGTAGATTTGGCAGCCCCTGGACTGCAAACTTCCGACAAGCTCTCTGTGATATCACACATGGTTACATATGACTGTTTGCTTCCAAGTCAGAGCCGCCGGTAG